Proteins encoded by one window of Streptomyces sp. ALI-76-A:
- the ispG gene encoding flavodoxin-dependent (E)-4-hydroxy-3-methylbut-2-enyl-diphosphate synthase, whose amino-acid sequence MTAISLGMPSVPTRVAERRKSRQIQVGSVAVGGDAPVSVQSMTTTRTSDIGATLQQIAELTASGCQIVRVACPTQDDADALATIARKSQIPVIADIHFQPKYVFAAIEAGCAAVRVNPGNIKQFDDQVKEIAKAAKEHGTPIRIGVNAGSLDRRLLQKYGKATPEALVESALWEASLFEEHDFRDIKISVKHNDPVVMIEAYKQLAAQCDYPLHLGVTEAGPAFQGTIKSAVAFGALLSQGIGDTIRVSLSAPPVEEVKVGNQILESLNLKQRGLEIVSCPSCGRAQVDVYTLAEEVTAGLTGMDVPLRVAVMGCVVNGPGEAREADLGVASGNGKGQIFVKGEVIKTVPESKIVETLIEEAMKLAEQMEADGVTSGEPSVSVAG is encoded by the coding sequence GACTGCGATTTCTCTCGGCATGCCGTCCGTTCCGACCAGGGTTGCCGAGCGCCGCAAGAGCCGGCAGATCCAGGTCGGCTCCGTGGCGGTCGGCGGGGACGCCCCGGTGTCCGTGCAGTCGATGACCACGACCCGTACGTCCGACATCGGCGCCACCCTCCAGCAGATCGCCGAGCTCACCGCCTCCGGCTGCCAGATCGTCCGCGTGGCCTGCCCCACCCAGGACGACGCCGACGCCCTGGCGACCATCGCGCGCAAGTCGCAGATCCCGGTCATCGCGGACATCCATTTCCAGCCGAAGTACGTCTTCGCCGCCATCGAGGCCGGCTGCGCCGCGGTCCGGGTGAACCCCGGCAACATCAAGCAGTTCGACGATCAGGTCAAGGAGATCGCCAAGGCGGCGAAGGAGCACGGCACCCCGATCCGCATCGGCGTGAACGCGGGTTCGCTGGACCGGCGCCTGCTCCAGAAGTACGGCAAGGCGACCCCCGAGGCCCTGGTCGAGTCCGCCCTGTGGGAGGCGTCCCTCTTCGAGGAGCACGACTTCCGGGACATCAAGATCTCGGTGAAGCACAACGACCCGGTCGTGATGATCGAGGCGTACAAGCAGCTCGCCGCGCAGTGCGACTACCCCCTGCACCTCGGCGTGACGGAGGCCGGCCCCGCCTTCCAGGGCACGATCAAGTCCGCGGTCGCCTTCGGCGCGCTGCTCTCGCAGGGCATCGGTGACACCATCCGCGTCTCCCTGTCGGCCCCGCCGGTCGAGGAGGTCAAGGTCGGCAACCAGATCCTGGAGTCGCTGAACCTCAAGCAGCGCGGACTGGAGATCGTCTCCTGCCCGTCCTGCGGTCGCGCCCAGGTCGACGTCTACACGCTGGCCGAGGAGGTCACCGCCGGCCTCACCGGCATGGACGTCCCGCTCCGCGTCGCCGTCATGGGCTGCGTGGTGAACGGGCCGGGCGAGGCCCGCGAGGCCGACCTCGGCGTCGCCTCCGGCAACGGCAAGGGCCAGATCTTCGTCAAGGGCGAGGTCATCAAGACCGTCCCCGAGTCGAAGATCGTGGAGACCCTCATCGAGGAGGCCATGAAGCTCGCCGAACAGATGGAGGCGGACGGCGTCACCTCCGGCGAGCCGTCGGTGTCGGTGGCCGGCTGA